TAGCAACCGTCAGGTAGCTGCGGTTATTGTTTTCCAGTGCGGGTAGCCAGGACTCAAGGAAGCTTTTAACCTGCGCAATCAGCATGGCGACATCCTGTTCACCTGCGAGGAACATTTTCACTGGCTCATCCAGTCCTGTGAGTGGTCGGAGTGCTGGTTCCCAGTGTGGATTAGGCAGAAAACGAACATCGAACACATAGTCCGCATCTGATGGCAAACCATGTTTGAAACCAAAAGATTCAAACACCATCACCAAATCACGGTTGGTGCGGCCCAGCACGAGTGAGCGCACCGCTTCACTTAAATCATGCACTGAGTGTTTGGAAGTGTTGATGACTTTGTCTGCGCGCTCTTTGAGTGGTGTCAGCAATTGCTTTTCACGCTCTATGGCTTGCTCAAGGGAGAGATTATCGCGGCTGAGTGGATGAAGGCGTCGGGTTTCGCTGAAACGTTTGACGAGCTCTGGGTCGTCGGCATCGAGAAAGAAAATATCAACATCGACATCATTCGGCAGCTTTGCCAGAGTGTGTGTAATTTCATCGGGATCGGCCGGCATATTACGGATATCAATACTGACAGCAATGAGGCTATCTTGGTCATTCTGCGCGGCAATAAACTGCGGAAGGAGGTTCACCGGTAGGTTATCAACGCAGTAATACCCCAGATCTTCTAAAACCCTGAGTGCGACAGATTTTCCAGAGCCAGAGCGACCGCTGACAATTTTTAGCTGCATGATGCGCGTCCCTGAGCTGCTTAGCTTGTAATTATATCGTAGAGCTCTTGGTCAGAGCTTGCATTGCGAAGTTGGCGGCAAACCTTTTTGTCACCGAGCTTCTGTGCAATCAATGAAAGTGTTTTGAGGTGCTCCTTACACTGGTCATCCGGCACCAGCAGGGCAAACAGCAGATCAACAGGTTGGTTGTCGATAGCATCAAACTCGATAGGCTCAGCACATTGAACAAGCACACCAACGGCATGATCACTGTTGAAGATACGGCCATGGGGAATGGCAATTCCATTCCCTATGCCCGTACTGCCCATTTTCTCTCGGCCAAGCATACACTCGAACAGCTTTTGCGGGTTTTGATCCAATTGGCTGGCAGCCA
The nucleotide sequence above comes from Grimontia kaedaensis. Encoded proteins:
- the ptsN gene encoding PTS IIA-like nitrogen regulatory protein PtsN encodes the protein MELKDVLKLDCTKSAVLCSSKKRALEVISELAASQLDQNPQKLFECMLGREKMGSTGIGNGIAIPHGRIFNSDHAVGVLVQCAEPIEFDAIDNQPVDLLFALLVPDDQCKEHLKTLSLIAQKLGDKKVCRQLRNASSDQELYDIITS
- the rapZ gene encoding RNase adapter RapZ, with protein sequence MQLKIVSGRSGSGKSVALRVLEDLGYYCVDNLPVNLLPQFIAAQNDQDSLIAVSIDIRNMPADPDEITHTLAKLPNDVDVDIFFLDADDPELVKRFSETRRLHPLSRDNLSLEQAIEREKQLLTPLKERADKVINTSKHSVHDLSEAVRSLVLGRTNRDLVMVFESFGFKHGLPSDADYVFDVRFLPNPHWEPALRPLTGLDEPVKMFLAGEQDVAMLIAQVKSFLESWLPALENNNRSYLTVAIGCTGGQHRSVYIAQYLADYFAATGHQVQVRHRTLEGQV